The proteins below come from a single Zhouia spongiae genomic window:
- a CDS encoding acetyl-CoA C-acyltransferase: MSKKVVIVSAARTPIGSFMGALSGIPAPRLGAIAIKGALEKIKLDPASVDEVLMGNVVQAGVGQAPARQAAIYAGIPDTVPCTTVNKVCSSGMKAVMQGAQAIALGDADIVVAGGMENMSSIPHYVHMRKGTKFGPASLEDGMQKDGLVDAYDKNAMGVCADDCATEYNISREEQDAFAIQSYKRSAAAWSEGKFENEVVPVEVPQRKGEPLIVKEDEEFKNVFLDKVSRLRPAFTKEGTVTAANASTINDGAGAVVLMSEEKAKELGLNPLATILSYADAAQEPKWFTTAPAKALPKALNKAGIGIKDVDYFEFNEAFSVVGLANMKILELSDDKVNVNGGAVSLGHPLGCSGVRILITLMNVLEQNDAKIGAAAICNGGGGASAMVIKRS, encoded by the coding sequence ATGTCTAAAAAAGTAGTTATTGTTTCCGCTGCAAGAACACCGATTGGTAGTTTTATGGGTGCTTTATCCGGTATTCCCGCTCCAAGGTTAGGTGCTATTGCCATAAAGGGAGCCTTAGAGAAAATAAAGTTAGATCCTGCTTCAGTTGATGAAGTATTAATGGGTAATGTCGTACAGGCCGGAGTAGGTCAAGCCCCTGCCAGGCAAGCTGCCATTTATGCCGGTATTCCTGATACGGTGCCATGTACAACTGTAAATAAAGTCTGTTCAAGCGGGATGAAAGCCGTTATGCAAGGAGCGCAAGCCATTGCGTTGGGAGATGCAGACATCGTAGTAGCCGGAGGCATGGAAAATATGAGTTCAATACCTCATTACGTACATATGCGAAAAGGAACCAAGTTTGGTCCGGCTTCTCTCGAAGATGGTATGCAAAAAGACGGTTTGGTCGATGCGTATGATAAAAATGCAATGGGGGTATGTGCCGACGATTGTGCAACCGAGTACAATATCAGCAGAGAAGAACAAGATGCATTTGCAATACAATCGTACAAGCGTTCTGCCGCTGCGTGGAGTGAAGGTAAATTTGAAAATGAGGTGGTGCCTGTTGAAGTACCACAAAGAAAAGGAGAACCATTGATTGTCAAGGAAGATGAAGAGTTCAAAAATGTATTCTTAGACAAAGTCTCCAGACTACGTCCGGCATTCACCAAAGAAGGAACGGTAACTGCCGCTAATGCCTCTACTATTAATGATGGTGCCGGTGCTGTTGTTTTAATGAGCGAAGAAAAAGCAAAAGAATTAGGATTAAATCCATTAGCCACTATATTGAGCTATGCAGATGCTGCACAAGAACCTAAATGGTTTACCACCGCTCCTGCCAAAGCGCTCCCTAAAGCTTTGAACAAAGCCGGAATCGGCATAAAAGATGTCGATTACTTTGAGTTTAATGAGGCTTTTTCGGTTGTCGGATTGGCCAACATGAAAATACTGGAGCTTTCAGACGACAAAGTAAATGTTAATGGTGGAGCTGTTTCCTTAGGTCATCCACTTGGTTGTTCCGGAGTTAGAATATTGATCACACTAATGAATGTATTGGAACAAAATGACGCTAAAATTGGAGCTGCTGCCATATGTAATGGCGGAGGCGGAGCTTCAGCCATGGTCATTAAAAGAAGTTAA
- a CDS encoding HD family phosphohydrolase → MKQFLSKIYKNQSNIYKVSLFLLAITLIIYLFPKGGKFKYDFQKGKIWQYETLYAPFDFAVYKTDEEFNAEKDSLKSKHINFYRVDSKIQENVIEQYKSKFAIYFPDSLYSGAIKERLYEVGADILNQIYNKGIVQAEQDNVPGDVVNLVKGNEQTSVFFGDLIQLSQLQHKISSILGSKNASQYAGTFYNLFFDDIKPNVFYDESLTNKVLEEELKSIVGTRGHVEKGKRIIAKGEVIEGERYNMLYSLRKEYESQLWSESNYNWILFGYILLVSITFLMLVLFLYKYRPLVYLNNNKVTFIVFNVLLMIFLTTVALKYNAAFIYVVPMCILPLILKAFFDPRLGLFAHVITVLLLGFIVPNAFEYVFLQIIAGIITIQTITNLHKRANLFISVAQITLIYILGYFGLYIIQEGHIKNIEWQTFGIFILNGLATLAAFPLIYIYEKLFGLVSDVSLLELTDTNSPLLKELAEKAPGTFHHSLQVANLAEAVANEIGANAMLVRVGALYHDVGKMNNPMYFTENQTTSVNPHDELSPKESAQVIIDHVIDGIEIAKKNKLPDRIIDFIRTHHGTSLVYYFYMKEKESAEDANPDDFRYPGPIPFSKETAILMMTDSVEAASKSLKNPTFSVIDGFVERIINKQIEEDQFINANITFKEIQVIKKVLKQKLTNIYHLRVEYPE, encoded by the coding sequence ATGAAACAGTTTTTAAGTAAAATATATAAGAACCAGTCTAACATTTACAAGGTTTCATTGTTTCTTCTTGCTATTACTTTAATCATATATCTTTTTCCCAAGGGAGGGAAGTTTAAATATGATTTTCAGAAAGGTAAAATCTGGCAATATGAAACGCTTTATGCTCCATTCGATTTTGCAGTGTATAAAACTGATGAGGAGTTCAATGCAGAAAAAGACTCACTTAAAAGCAAGCATATAAATTTCTACAGGGTTGATTCAAAAATACAGGAAAATGTTATTGAGCAATATAAAAGTAAATTCGCTATATATTTTCCGGACTCTCTGTATAGTGGAGCAATTAAAGAAAGACTATATGAGGTAGGCGCAGACATCCTGAATCAGATCTACAATAAGGGGATTGTGCAGGCAGAGCAGGATAATGTACCGGGAGACGTGGTTAATCTGGTAAAAGGAAATGAACAAACTTCCGTGTTTTTTGGTGATTTAATTCAACTAAGTCAGCTACAGCATAAAATTTCATCAATTTTAGGCAGCAAAAATGCATCTCAATATGCAGGCACGTTCTACAATTTATTTTTTGATGATATAAAACCGAATGTTTTTTACGACGAATCACTAACAAATAAAGTTTTAGAAGAAGAGCTAAAGTCTATAGTTGGAACCAGGGGACATGTAGAAAAAGGCAAGCGAATTATAGCGAAGGGTGAAGTGATAGAAGGGGAGCGTTATAACATGCTGTATTCACTGCGAAAAGAATACGAATCGCAGTTGTGGAGCGAAAGTAACTATAACTGGATTCTGTTTGGCTATATTCTTTTGGTTTCTATTACTTTCCTGATGTTGGTGCTCTTTTTATATAAATACAGGCCCCTGGTGTATTTAAACAACAACAAGGTTACATTTATAGTATTCAACGTATTGTTGATGATCTTTCTGACAACTGTGGCACTTAAATACAATGCGGCGTTTATATATGTGGTTCCCATGTGTATATTGCCATTGATCCTAAAAGCCTTTTTTGATCCGCGTTTAGGACTATTCGCACACGTTATCACAGTACTCCTGTTAGGTTTTATCGTTCCGAATGCATTTGAATATGTTTTTCTTCAGATTATTGCCGGTATTATAACTATTCAGACCATTACTAATTTGCATAAAAGAGCTAATCTTTTTATTTCGGTAGCCCAAATAACACTCATATATATTTTAGGCTATTTTGGTCTGTATATTATTCAGGAGGGACATATCAAAAATATAGAGTGGCAAACCTTTGGTATTTTTATTTTAAATGGCTTGGCTACTTTAGCAGCATTTCCTTTGATTTACATATATGAAAAGCTTTTTGGCCTGGTGTCTGATGTTTCTTTACTGGAACTTACCGATACTAATTCACCTTTATTAAAGGAGCTGGCTGAAAAAGCACCCGGTACCTTTCATCATTCATTACAAGTGGCTAATTTGGCTGAGGCAGTAGCTAACGAGATAGGAGCTAATGCCATGTTAGTGAGGGTAGGGGCCTTATATCACGATGTAGGGAAGATGAATAATCCGATGTATTTCACGGAGAATCAGACAACCAGTGTGAACCCGCATGATGAGCTGTCACCGAAAGAAAGTGCTCAAGTAATCATCGATCATGTAATAGATGGCATTGAAATCGCCAAGAAAAATAAATTGCCGGACCGAATCATTGATTTTATACGTACACATCACGGTACATCACTTGTATATTATTTCTATATGAAGGAGAAAGAGTCTGCCGAGGATGCGAATCCCGATGATTTCAGATATCCCGGTCCGATCCCTTTTTCCAAGGAAACAGCCATTTTAATGATGACCGACTCGGTTGAAGCTGCTTCCAAAAGTTTAAAAAACCCTACGTTTTCTGTTATTGACGGGTTTGTGGAGCGGATTATTAACAAACAGATAGAAGAAGATCAGTTTATAAATGCGAACATAACTTTTAAAGAGATACAGGTGATAAAGAAGGTGCTGAAACAGAAACTAACAAATATCTATCATTTACGTGTAGAGTATCCCGAATAA
- a CDS encoding bifunctional aminotransferase class I/II-fold pyridoxal phosphate-dependent enzyme/GNAT family N-acetyltransferase, producing MAKIKHNNFLDTVNEVFTDATKQGVLHLYAEGEKFTGRKIRIHQNELFHFGTTGYLGLEQDKRLKNAAAEAVYNYGTQFPLSKTYISHPLYRTLEEKIKAMYGYPVIITKNSTLGHMGVIPSAVSDHDAIILDHQVHWSVQSAAKTMKLRSVPVEMIRHNNLDMLEEKVKKFSSKHKRIWYMADGVYSMYGDEAPVLELMELGKKYPQLHLYFDDVHGMSWTGKKGTGFVMSKIKTLPQNVLLFGTLSKTFGASGSVLVCPDKEMYHKIKTFGGPLTFSAQLDPASIAAAIASADIHLSTEIYTLQYELLERIELFNSSLKKTDLPLIDRNNSPVFYIGTGMPITGYNFVNRLMKEGFFVNLGIFPAVPVKNTGVRITISRHNQPEEIKALVQAMEYHYPKALEATYTTYDKVCRAFNLNVKHNNKLLEIPDGFQIQVERNISKIDKDEWDKLLGKQGAFDWEELQFLEDTFTNNALPEENWDFYYIIIRDVLYRPVLTTFFTYGLWKEDMLAPVSVSEKLENLRAKDPYYLTSPVLSMGSLFTEGDHLFLDMTHPLWPTALHLFFHQIELLDRKLQPSMVVLRDFKEESKLNEFFHNHGFVKISMPDACMIKNLSWKGVQDYTGRLSTRSRKHYRKDIKPFTGHFNITITDSLKKEQLSDCYQLFENVRKNNLGLNTFAFPQKIMQNMSRHPNWEFILLELKGKYTKTTKGQIVGVMFCYKNPSLSYVPAFVGMDYTYAKEHQVYRQLLFQTVKRAGELGFKKIDFGLTAAFEKKKIGADVIPKVAYIQARDNYTMEMLDIMENK from the coding sequence ATGGCTAAGATCAAACACAACAATTTTCTTGACACTGTAAATGAAGTTTTTACTGATGCTACAAAGCAAGGAGTGTTACACTTATACGCAGAAGGAGAAAAATTTACAGGTAGAAAAATACGCATCCACCAAAATGAACTGTTTCATTTTGGAACCACCGGCTATCTTGGTTTGGAACAGGACAAGAGATTAAAAAATGCAGCTGCCGAAGCAGTGTATAATTACGGAACGCAGTTTCCGCTTTCTAAAACCTATATATCACATCCGTTGTACCGAACACTGGAAGAAAAAATTAAGGCCATGTATGGTTATCCGGTAATCATTACCAAAAACAGTACTTTAGGGCATATGGGCGTGATTCCCAGTGCTGTGTCCGACCACGATGCCATTATTCTTGACCATCAGGTACACTGGAGTGTTCAGAGTGCGGCAAAAACGATGAAGTTAAGGTCTGTACCTGTGGAAATGATCCGGCATAATAATTTGGATATGCTGGAAGAAAAGGTTAAAAAATTTTCATCAAAACATAAACGCATCTGGTACATGGCCGATGGTGTGTATTCCATGTATGGAGATGAAGCTCCTGTTTTGGAACTGATGGAACTCGGCAAAAAGTATCCGCAACTCCATCTTTATTTTGATGATGTCCACGGAATGAGTTGGACAGGGAAAAAGGGTACCGGTTTCGTGATGAGTAAAATTAAGACACTACCTCAGAATGTACTGTTATTTGGCACGCTCAGTAAAACATTTGGTGCCAGCGGCTCCGTATTGGTGTGCCCAGATAAAGAGATGTACCATAAAATAAAAACTTTTGGAGGACCACTCACTTTTTCAGCACAATTAGATCCTGCTTCGATAGCTGCAGCTATTGCCTCAGCTGATATACACCTATCAACGGAAATCTATACCTTACAATATGAGCTATTAGAACGGATAGAACTGTTCAATTCATCGTTAAAAAAAACAGACTTACCTTTAATTGACCGGAACAATTCACCGGTGTTTTACATCGGAACGGGGATGCCCATTACCGGATATAATTTTGTAAACCGCCTGATGAAGGAAGGTTTTTTTGTCAATCTGGGCATTTTTCCGGCAGTCCCGGTAAAAAACACAGGAGTTCGCATTACCATTTCCAGACATAATCAGCCGGAAGAAATCAAAGCATTGGTACAGGCTATGGAGTATCATTACCCGAAAGCGCTTGAGGCAACCTATACCACTTATGATAAAGTATGCAGGGCTTTTAACCTGAATGTAAAACACAACAATAAGCTATTGGAGATTCCTGACGGGTTTCAAATACAAGTAGAACGAAATATTTCGAAAATTGATAAAGATGAATGGGATAAGCTGCTCGGAAAGCAAGGGGCATTTGATTGGGAAGAATTACAGTTTTTAGAAGATACATTTACTAATAATGCCCTACCGGAAGAGAATTGGGACTTTTATTATATTATCATCCGGGATGTCCTTTACAGACCTGTCCTGACTACCTTTTTCACCTATGGCCTTTGGAAAGAGGATATGCTGGCTCCGGTATCGGTTTCTGAAAAGTTAGAAAACCTTAGGGCAAAAGATCCTTATTATTTGACCTCACCTGTGTTGAGTATGGGAAGCTTGTTTACCGAAGGAGATCATTTATTTCTCGATATGACTCATCCTTTATGGCCAACGGCCTTACATCTATTTTTCCATCAAATAGAACTTTTGGATCGTAAACTACAACCTTCAATGGTTGTTTTACGGGATTTTAAAGAAGAATCCAAACTCAATGAATTTTTTCACAATCATGGCTTTGTAAAAATCTCCATGCCTGATGCTTGTATGATTAAAAACCTCTCGTGGAAAGGTGTACAAGATTATACAGGAAGGTTGTCGACCAGATCACGGAAGCATTATCGAAAAGATATTAAACCATTCACGGGTCATTTTAATATCACCATAACTGATTCATTAAAAAAAGAACAACTGTCTGACTGTTATCAGCTTTTTGAGAATGTACGCAAGAACAATCTGGGACTGAACACCTTTGCTTTCCCGCAGAAAATCATGCAGAACATGTCTAGACATCCGAATTGGGAATTTATCCTATTGGAATTAAAAGGGAAATACACCAAGACAACCAAAGGCCAGATAGTTGGAGTGATGTTTTGTTATAAAAACCCTTCCTTATCCTATGTTCCCGCTTTTGTCGGTATGGATTATACGTATGCCAAAGAACATCAAGTGTACCGGCAACTCCTTTTTCAGACAGTAAAAAGAGCGGGAGAATTAGGGTTTAAAAAAATTGATTTTGGTCTGACGGCAGCCTTTGAGAAGAAAAAGATCGGAGCCGATGTAATCCCTAAAGTGGCCTATATACAAGCCCGTGACAATTACACCATGGAAATGCTGGATATAATGGAAAATAAGTAA
- a CDS encoding ISAon1 family transposase — MVSTKTNDCHTIGGFYGVKGKKLQRHYRDYLSDFKEWKDKPHAKDWLIFPENMGKYLSIDETALSKGELYTIITNKKAKGKKGAIVAILTGTKAEPIIEQLLKIPKTLRDKVKEITLDMAHSMKMIVKKCFPKAIQVTDRFHVQKLALEALQDIRIKHRWEAIDLENEQIKQSKSTQKVFIPKTFPNGDTRKQLLARSRYLLYKAPNNWTQNQHIRSKILFEQYPDIKKAYDLVQGLRNIFNTATSIQTAYTKLAHWYKDVEQTGFKAFNTIANTITMNYKSILNYFINRSTNASAEAFNAKIKAFRAQFRGVKNVEFFLYRLTTIFA, encoded by the coding sequence TTGGTCAGTACCAAGACTAATGATTGCCACACCATAGGTGGGTTTTATGGAGTTAAAGGCAAGAAGTTACAACGACACTATCGAGATTATCTAAGTGATTTTAAAGAGTGGAAAGATAAGCCCCACGCTAAAGACTGGTTAATCTTTCCTGAGAATATGGGTAAGTATTTATCTATTGATGAGACTGCTCTATCCAAAGGAGAACTCTACACTATTATTACTAATAAAAAAGCTAAAGGTAAGAAAGGTGCTATTGTAGCTATACTTACGGGAACCAAAGCTGAACCTATTATAGAACAACTGCTTAAAATCCCGAAGACACTTAGAGATAAGGTAAAAGAGATTACTTTGGATATGGCACATTCAATGAAAATGATTGTCAAAAAATGCTTCCCTAAAGCCATACAGGTAACAGATCGATTTCATGTACAAAAACTAGCCCTAGAAGCACTACAAGATATTAGAATCAAACATCGATGGGAAGCTATTGACCTAGAAAATGAACAAATTAAACAAAGTAAGAGTACACAAAAAGTGTTCATTCCAAAAACCTTTCCTAATGGGGATACCAGAAAACAACTCTTGGCTAGAAGTAGGTATCTACTCTATAAAGCACCCAACAATTGGACACAAAATCAACACATACGATCCAAAATCCTCTTTGAACAATACCCCGACATCAAAAAAGCATATGATTTAGTACAAGGATTAAGAAACATATTCAATACAGCTACCTCTATACAAACTGCTTACACCAAGTTAGCACACTGGTATAAGGATGTAGAACAAACAGGGTTTAAAGCTTTCAACACCATAGCTAATACGATAACTATGAACTATAAATCGATCTTGAATTATTTTATAAACAGGAGCACCAATGCTTCGGCTGAAGCTTTCAATGCTAAAATAAAAGCGTTCAGAGCACAGTTTAGAGGAGTGAAAAATGTAGAATTCTTCCTTTATAGATTAACTACAATTTTTGCATAA
- a CDS encoding C40 family peptidase, with product MQFGICHLSIVPLRSEVSDKSELISQVLYGEYFKVLEHRKKWSRIRLAFDRYEGWIDNKQFLFITEEQYKTIDKQVPELSGDLVEFVTNDNTQELLTIPLGSNISGNPLLGFSYDGSILGTKQPKNKIIETAYMYLNAPYMWGGKTPFGIDCSGFTQMVYKLNGYKLFRDASQQAEQGEALSFIEESEPGDLAFFDNEEGNIVHVGIMMSDNYIIHAHGKVRIDRIDHSGIFNVDTRKHSHKLRVIKKII from the coding sequence ATGCAATTCGGAATTTGTCATTTAAGTATTGTCCCATTACGCTCTGAAGTAAGCGATAAAAGTGAATTAATCTCACAGGTACTTTACGGAGAGTACTTTAAAGTTTTAGAACACAGAAAAAAATGGAGCAGAATACGCCTGGCTTTTGACAGATATGAAGGCTGGATAGATAATAAACAGTTTTTATTTATTACCGAAGAACAATACAAGACTATAGATAAACAAGTACCTGAATTATCCGGCGATTTAGTTGAATTTGTCACCAATGATAATACCCAGGAACTTTTAACCATACCTTTAGGCTCTAATATTAGCGGGAACCCTCTCTTAGGTTTTTCCTACGACGGGAGCATTTTGGGCACTAAACAACCCAAGAATAAAATAATCGAAACTGCCTATATGTATTTAAACGCTCCATATATGTGGGGTGGAAAAACGCCATTTGGCATTGATTGCTCCGGTTTTACACAAATGGTCTATAAATTAAACGGATATAAACTCTTTCGGGATGCTTCACAACAAGCCGAACAAGGGGAAGCCTTGAGTTTTATCGAAGAATCAGAACCCGGCGATCTGGCTTTTTTCGATAATGAAGAAGGCAATATTGTTCATGTCGGAATCATGATGTCGGACAACTACATCATCCATGCACATGGAAAGGTCAGAATAGACCGCATCGATCATTCCGGCATCTTCAATGTAGACACCAGGAAGCACTCTCACAAACTAAGGGTCATCAAAAAAATCATTTAG
- a CDS encoding ISAon1 family transposase N-terminal region protein, which yields MDPYIDLLKVLLPELLITHFDIAKHEINKDVLHLYFEEKNDIPKELSSEILISHGFHKAITIQDFPVRGKHVYLHIKRRRWLDKTTGQVVHRNWNLVAQGTRMTVEFDAFLKALGQYQD from the coding sequence TTGGATCCATACATTGACTTACTAAAGGTTCTCTTACCTGAACTATTAATTACTCATTTCGATATTGCTAAGCATGAAATAAACAAAGATGTTCTTCATCTTTATTTTGAGGAGAAGAATGATATTCCAAAAGAACTTTCCTCTGAGATACTTATTTCACACGGTTTTCATAAAGCAATCACCATTCAGGATTTCCCTGTTCGTGGCAAGCATGTTTATTTACATATCAAGCGCCGTCGATGGCTAGACAAAACCACAGGGCAAGTCGTGCATCGAAATTGGAATTTGGTAGCGCAGGGAACTCGTATGACCGTAGAGTTCGATGCTTTTTTAAAAGCACTTGGTCAGTACCAAGACTAA
- a CDS encoding tetratricopeptide repeat protein: protein MKKQVLVASALLITAFSFAQKNELKEADKALSGGDVTGAKAAIEAASPLIANADDKYKAQFYFLKGKTYFDMAQKGMEAINSFKTSQEAFDQLIEFEKSTKQKYTEEAKQVMAQMAGALVNSAVADNEKKEYSDAAQKLNMAYLLDKENNVDYLYYAASSAVNGSDYDTALDYYGQLKDLGYTGVSTQYVATNVETGEEEVFSSKQQRDLMVKAKSHKDPAEKVTESRLPEIVKNIALIYTQKGDTEKAIEAIKDARAANPEDINLLLTEANLYIKLDDKVKFQTLMEEAIQKDPNNSSLYYNLGVITAEQGDAAKAKEYYEKSLALDPDNENTNLNMASLILAGEQDIVDQMNNLGTSSADNKKYDELKKKREDIHRSSIPYLTKVLEVNPENPDAIRTLMNIYRGLGDSAKYKELQSRLDAIQQ from the coding sequence ATGAAAAAACAAGTTTTAGTTGCTTCAGCGTTATTAATAACTGCTTTTTCTTTTGCACAAAAGAATGAATTGAAAGAGGCAGATAAAGCATTGAGCGGTGGAGATGTAACAGGAGCAAAGGCTGCAATCGAAGCGGCAAGTCCTTTAATCGCTAATGCTGATGATAAGTATAAAGCCCAATTTTATTTTCTAAAGGGAAAAACGTATTTCGATATGGCCCAAAAGGGAATGGAAGCCATTAACTCTTTTAAGACATCACAGGAGGCATTTGATCAACTGATAGAATTTGAGAAGTCTACAAAACAGAAATATACAGAAGAGGCAAAGCAGGTAATGGCTCAGATGGCTGGTGCATTGGTGAACTCAGCCGTAGCTGATAATGAGAAGAAAGAATATTCTGATGCTGCTCAAAAGTTGAATATGGCTTATTTGCTGGATAAAGAGAATAATGTAGATTACCTTTACTATGCGGCTTCCAGTGCTGTTAACGGAAGTGATTATGATACGGCATTGGATTATTACGGTCAGTTAAAGGATCTGGGATATACAGGAGTCTCTACGCAATATGTAGCTACGAATGTTGAAACTGGAGAAGAGGAAGTATTTAGCAGTAAGCAACAACGTGACTTAATGGTTAAAGCAAAATCGCATAAAGATCCTGCTGAAAAAGTAACGGAATCAAGATTGCCAGAAATCGTTAAGAATATTGCCCTGATATATACTCAAAAAGGTGATACTGAAAAAGCTATTGAGGCCATTAAGGATGCCCGTGCAGCCAACCCTGAAGATATTAACCTCTTACTAACAGAGGCTAACTTATATATTAAGTTAGATGATAAAGTAAAATTTCAGACCTTAATGGAGGAGGCTATTCAAAAAGATCCTAACAACTCTTCATTATATTATAACCTTGGAGTTATTACTGCTGAGCAGGGAGATGCAGCCAAGGCAAAAGAATACTATGAGAAATCGTTGGCTTTAGATCCGGATAATGAGAATACCAATTTAAATATGGCCTCTTTAATATTGGCTGGAGAGCAAGATATTGTTGACCAGATGAACAATTTGGGAACTTCTTCAGCAGATAATAAGAAGTATGATGAGTTGAAAAAGAAGAGAGAAGATATACATAGATCATCTATTCCTTATCTGACTAAAGTTTTGGAGGTTAATCCTGAAAATCCTGATGCGATCAGGACGCTAATGAATATTTACAGAGGTTTGGGTGATTCTGCAAAATACAAAGAACTACAATCAAGACTCGATGCGATTCAGCAGTAG